The following proteins are co-located in the Paenibacillus sp. JNUCC32 genome:
- a CDS encoding thioredoxin family protein, whose product MNRKKKNKYTALYAFGGVFVLLVAALVFLNGQGEASDLYGGKKVSSLNPATQELLNDPNYQQIILPDQLKSKVDNKENFFVYFFASDCPHCRATTPELMPLADDAGITMHQYNLREYQEGWREYNIEFTPTLVYFENGIEKERMVGGLKPEGSSEGYSIDDFKQFLDKYKGSVTK is encoded by the coding sequence ATGAACCGCAAAAAAAAGAATAAATACACCGCGTTATACGCCTTCGGGGGAGTCTTCGTACTGTTGGTTGCCGCACTCGTTTTCTTGAACGGTCAAGGAGAAGCAAGCGATTTATACGGCGGCAAGAAGGTCTCCAGCCTGAACCCGGCTACACAGGAGCTCCTTAATGATCCGAATTACCAGCAAATCATTTTGCCGGATCAGCTGAAGAGCAAGGTCGACAACAAAGAGAACTTTTTCGTGTACTTCTTTGCTTCCGATTGTCCGCACTGCCGGGCGACGACCCCGGAATTGATGCCATTGGCCGATGACGCCGGCATTACGATGCACCAGTACAATCTCCGCGAGTATCAGGAGGGCTGGAGAGAATACAACATCGAGTTCACCCCGACGCTCGTATACTTCGAGAACGGCATAGAGAAGGAACGCATGGTCGGCGGATTGAAACCGGAAGGTTCCAGCGAAGGCTACTCCATCGACGACTTCAAGCAATTCCTGGATAAATACAAAGGGAGCGTGACGAAATGA
- a CDS encoding RsmB/NOP family class I SAM-dependent RNA methyltransferase codes for MALRLPSPFLAKMKSLLGENYDNFMKSYEHPPFAGIRVNTLKIGKSDFLEISPFALAPIPWCPTGYYIQEGERPGRHPYYHAGLYYIQEPSAMAPVELLDVTPGDRVLDLCAAPGGKSTQIAAKLKGQGMLISNDLHPDRTKALAKNLEMYGVRNAVVLNEEPERIAGAFPEFFTKILIDAPCSGEGMFRKDESMLKYWEESSPLKFAEMQRDILKSAAAMLCPGGRLVYSTCTFSPEENEGMIAEFLSEHPDFRVVPVDHSEFFSPGETDWMAGQGNVKDDVLGQLAGTARLWPHKVRGEGHFMAVLQREGKLDLREAEKDQAPWIQTGSLNHGSLAVSPRADSSRERKGKSALREERPGKPGRGSNGASRQQASRRSGGDRQSNPISIDPFQAFIQEQLHVKLQGYPVVYGSHVYVSPLPEERLKQLKAIRPGWYMGQLKNERFVPGHPLATALQADEAARHVSLSSQDGEAVRYLKGETLSIPKERVTCRPGAEAKGYVLVCIDGYSAGWGKWQSGMLKNEYPAGWRWTSV; via the coding sequence ATGGCATTACGTCTGCCTTCGCCGTTTCTGGCGAAGATGAAATCGCTGCTCGGCGAAAACTATGACAATTTTATGAAGTCTTATGAACACCCCCCGTTTGCCGGCATCCGGGTGAACACGCTGAAGATCGGCAAGTCCGATTTCTTGGAAATATCCCCCTTTGCCCTTGCGCCCATCCCCTGGTGTCCAACCGGTTACTATATTCAGGAGGGGGAGCGCCCGGGGCGGCACCCTTACTATCATGCAGGGCTTTATTATATCCAGGAGCCGAGCGCCATGGCTCCCGTCGAGCTGCTTGATGTTACGCCGGGCGACCGGGTACTGGATTTGTGCGCCGCTCCCGGGGGCAAATCCACGCAGATTGCGGCGAAGCTGAAGGGGCAGGGGATGCTGATCAGCAATGATCTGCATCCGGACCGCACCAAAGCGCTGGCCAAAAATTTGGAGATGTACGGCGTGCGGAATGCCGTGGTGCTGAATGAGGAGCCGGAGCGGATTGCCGGGGCTTTTCCCGAATTTTTCACGAAAATATTGATTGATGCTCCATGCTCCGGCGAAGGGATGTTCCGCAAAGACGAATCCATGCTGAAGTACTGGGAGGAATCGTCTCCGCTCAAGTTTGCGGAGATGCAGCGGGACATCCTGAAATCGGCGGCAGCCATGCTCTGCCCGGGAGGCCGGCTCGTGTATTCTACCTGCACCTTCTCTCCGGAAGAGAATGAAGGGATGATTGCGGAGTTTCTGAGCGAACATCCGGATTTTCGCGTGGTTCCGGTGGATCATTCGGAATTCTTTTCCCCGGGAGAAACGGACTGGATGGCGGGCCAAGGGAACGTGAAGGACGATGTGCTGGGACAGCTAGCCGGCACCGCTCGATTGTGGCCGCATAAGGTCAGAGGCGAAGGGCATTTCATGGCCGTGCTTCAGCGGGAAGGTAAGCTGGACCTCCGGGAGGCCGAGAAAGACCAAGCTCCTTGGATCCAGACAGGCAGCCTGAACCACGGTTCGCTTGCTGTCTCCCCGCGGGCCGACTCATCCCGAGAGCGTAAAGGGAAATCCGCTCTCCGGGAAGAGCGGCCGGGAAAACCCGGGAGGGGCAGCAACGGGGCTTCGCGTCAGCAGGCATCCCGCCGAAGCGGGGGAGATCGTCAATCCAATCCGATTTCGATCGACCCGTTCCAGGCCTTTATCCAAGAGCAGCTGCACGTAAAGCTGCAGGGATATCCCGTTGTCTACGGCAGCCATGTGTACGTATCGCCACTGCCGGAGGAGCGTCTGAAGCAGCTGAAGGCCATCCGTCCCGGATGGTATATGGGACAGCTGAAGAATGAACGATTCGTGCCGGGGCATCCTTTGGCCACGGCGCTGCAAGCGGATGAGGCCGCCCGGCATGTGAGCCTGTCTTCCCAGGACGGCGAAGCGGTCCGGTATTTGAAAGGGGAAACCTTGTCGATTCCGAAGGAACGCGTGACGTGCCGGCCGGGTGCTGAAGCGAAGGGTTATGTGTTAGTGTGTATAGACGGATACTCGGCCGGCTGGGGCAAATGGCAGTCAGGCATGTTGAAGAACGAGTATCCGGCAGGGTGGAGGTGGACATCGGTATGA
- a CDS encoding pseudouridine synthase, with translation MSGKGRTTQRLDKVLSNLGFGSRAELKKKAKQGSIVVNGTVTKDPGKHVDPYADIIEFEGETIQYREYVYLMLHKPPGVVSATEDLRDRTVLDLLDAEYRVFEPFPVGRLDKDTEGLLLLTNDGKLAHELLSPRKHIPKTYEATVEGRVDEEDVRRFAAGVTLDDGYVTLPGELAIHSHEERDDGVSLSRISLTIHEGKFHQVKRMFEAVGKKVVYLKRISMGELRLDENLEIGTYRELTEQELALIGRAGSE, from the coding sequence ATGAGTGGCAAAGGCAGGACTACGCAAAGACTGGACAAGGTGCTGTCCAATCTAGGATTCGGCTCGCGGGCCGAATTAAAGAAAAAAGCGAAGCAGGGGAGCATCGTCGTCAACGGAACGGTAACGAAGGATCCGGGAAAACATGTGGATCCCTACGCGGATATCATTGAGTTTGAAGGGGAAACCATTCAATACCGGGAGTACGTGTATCTCATGCTGCACAAACCTCCGGGCGTCGTCTCGGCAACCGAGGATCTGCGCGATCGTACGGTGCTGGATCTGCTGGATGCGGAATATCGGGTCTTTGAGCCGTTTCCGGTGGGCAGGCTGGATAAAGACACGGAAGGACTGCTGCTGCTTACGAATGACGGCAAATTGGCCCATGAGCTGCTGTCGCCCCGGAAGCATATTCCCAAGACTTATGAAGCGACCGTAGAGGGCCGCGTGGACGAAGAGGATGTGCGTCGGTTTGCCGCAGGAGTCACATTGGATGACGGATACGTAACCTTGCCCGGAGAGCTGGCGATCCATTCCCATGAGGAACGGGACGACGGAGTCTCGCTGTCGCGCATCTCGCTGACCATCCATGAAGGCAAATTTCATCAGGTCAAGCGGATGTTTGAGGCGGTAGGCAAAAAAGTCGTGTATCTCAAAAGAATCAGCATGGGCGAACTTCGATTGGATGAAAATCTCGAGATCGGAACTTACCGGGAGCTGACCGAGCAAGAACTGGCTTTGATCGGAAGAGCCGGATCAGAATAG
- a CDS encoding Cof-type HAD-IIB family hydrolase — MGYKLVALDVDGTLLNDHHEITEKTRNTVMEAAKQGVEIVLCTGRGPLNSIPFMKSMGLGGYVISHNGAATVEVETHHIVHQFGMDPGQLEPFMKYCREHGVHFDVNTAFEMYVDQVDELAGPVRSMYENYLMLPSNLPSWEELSDPVVKFTVFGESADIDRVYADWSKWTLPFNMLRSGEFFIDLMHSQASKGNALKQLAAKRGYRPDEVLAIGNYFNDITMLTYAGMGIAMDNSPVEVKAAANAVTASNNEDGVHEALVKYCLS, encoded by the coding sequence ATGGGATACAAATTGGTCGCGCTTGACGTAGACGGAACGCTGCTGAATGATCATCACGAAATTACGGAGAAGACCAGGAACACCGTGATGGAAGCCGCAAAACAAGGGGTAGAGATCGTACTGTGCACGGGCAGAGGGCCGCTGAATTCGATTCCTTTCATGAAAAGCATGGGTCTCGGCGGTTATGTCATCAGTCATAACGGCGCGGCAACGGTCGAAGTGGAGACCCATCACATCGTGCATCAGTTCGGCATGGACCCGGGTCAGCTGGAACCCTTCATGAAATATTGCCGTGAGCACGGGGTGCATTTTGACGTGAATACCGCCTTCGAGATGTACGTGGACCAGGTGGATGAGCTTGCCGGACCGGTACGTTCGATGTACGAAAACTATTTGATGCTGCCAAGCAATCTGCCGTCATGGGAGGAGCTGTCGGACCCGGTCGTGAAATTTACGGTATTCGGCGAATCCGCCGATATCGACCGCGTCTATGCGGATTGGAGCAAGTGGACCCTGCCCTTCAACATGCTGCGAAGCGGCGAGTTCTTTATCGACCTGATGCACAGCCAAGCATCCAAGGGAAATGCGCTGAAGCAGCTGGCAGCCAAAAGAGGCTATCGGCCGGACGAAGTGCTGGCCATCGGCAATTACTTCAACGATATTACGATGCTCACTTACGCGGGCATGGGCATTGCGATGGATAATTCGCCGGTAGAGGTCAAGGCCGCCGCCAATGCGGTAACGGCTTCGAATAACGAGGACGGCGTACACGAAGCGCTGGTGAAATACTGCTTGTCGTAA
- a CDS encoding ABC transporter substrate-binding protein: MHTEEEQIIDNASDSDRSGKTSLVEIKEYIDSHYHEALTIGRLAGMANICPKYFVDLFKKTFGQTTIDYLTHVRMNHAKRYLAESDDRLRDIAQKVGYKDEFYFSRIFKKKVGMSPSEYARNSRQLIAACSSAIIGQLVALNVIPAAAPLDAKWTPFYYNAYNSEIKSRLKLTNPYPDSRFEENIEQLFRAKPDVIIGMDHLGEEEIAKLEPIAPTFIVPSHAGWKKQLELIAAFLNKEEQAQFWIGQYERKVARARSRMQEVVGNDRVAALRIYGQNLYSYGNRGLEEVLFQDLQLKGACRSDASRNQQITMDDLLRCDPDRILIAVCPEAASRRYWLALQHSAEWHRLRAVAQGRVYTISSDPWFEYSALAVTRMLDEAMLLFTGDSPNGVLDKSHGESFAT; this comes from the coding sequence ATGCATACGGAAGAAGAGCAGATCATAGATAACGCATCGGATTCGGATCGCAGCGGAAAAACCAGCCTGGTGGAGATCAAGGAGTACATCGACAGCCATTATCACGAGGCGTTAACCATTGGCAGACTGGCCGGAATGGCTAATATCTGTCCCAAGTATTTCGTAGACCTGTTCAAGAAGACATTCGGCCAGACCACGATTGATTACCTGACGCATGTTCGCATGAATCACGCCAAGCGTTACTTGGCCGAATCGGACGATCGGCTTCGGGATATCGCACAGAAGGTTGGTTATAAGGACGAGTTCTATTTCAGCCGGATATTCAAGAAGAAGGTGGGCATGTCGCCGTCGGAATATGCCCGAAATTCGAGGCAGCTGATCGCGGCCTGTTCTTCTGCGATCATCGGGCAGCTGGTGGCGCTGAACGTCATTCCAGCCGCCGCGCCGCTTGATGCGAAGTGGACCCCGTTTTATTACAATGCCTACAATTCGGAGATCAAGTCCCGCTTGAAATTGACGAACCCTTATCCGGACAGCCGCTTTGAGGAGAATATCGAGCAGCTGTTCCGCGCCAAACCCGACGTCATTATCGGCATGGATCATCTGGGTGAAGAGGAAATCGCCAAGCTGGAGCCTATCGCCCCCACCTTCATTGTTCCGTCCCATGCAGGGTGGAAGAAGCAGCTGGAGCTGATCGCGGCATTCCTGAACAAGGAAGAACAAGCACAGTTCTGGATCGGACAGTATGAGCGGAAAGTGGCGCGGGCACGCTCGCGAATGCAGGAAGTGGTGGGGAATGATCGTGTTGCCGCGCTGCGGATATATGGGCAAAATCTCTATTCCTACGGTAACCGGGGGCTTGAGGAAGTGCTGTTTCAGGATTTGCAGCTCAAGGGAGCTTGCCGATCTGATGCCAGCCGGAATCAGCAGATAACGATGGATGATTTGCTGCGGTGCGATCCGGACCGGATTCTGATCGCGGTATGCCCGGAAGCCGCATCGCGGCGCTATTGGCTCGCGCTCCAGCATTCCGCCGAGTGGCATAGGCTTCGAGCCGTCGCTCAAGGAAGGGTCTATACGATCTCGTCCGATCCTTGGTTCGAATACTCCGCGCTTGCCGTGACGAGAATGCTGGACGAGGCGATGCTGCTGTTTACAGGAGATAGTCCAAACGGAGTTCTGGATAAAAGCCATGGTGAATCGTTTGCTACGTAA
- a CDS encoding ABC transporter substrate-binding protein, whose product MAKRFNRGKRIWRINIAALACCAVIIGLLSGCGDKAETEVPGGDQEAVKTAAVETSGKAGSSQASTEEPGTNREETSTKEERTVTDELGHEVRIPAEVNKVFAPNMEDSLLKLGVKPVAQWANGKQGHSYLQEELDGIPLIDFSGGLPSPEALMSYEPDLIVLHTETYAADGTYEKYAKIAPTYVFKNASGNVEKSLTTLGDLLGKAPEAETALKNYQQKASEAKAKLSSVVGDKNVAIIRFAPRGVSLMGGNYLCGYVIHQDLGLGKSKLVENENAANLSLEILPQLDADYIFVINAYDQGTERMKEMTESPIWKGMPAVKNGQVYEADNEYWLGSGLIAYEKIVDDVVRSITGQ is encoded by the coding sequence GTGGCAAAACGTTTCAATCGTGGAAAGAGAATTTGGAGGATCAATATAGCGGCACTTGCGTGTTGTGCCGTCATCATAGGCTTGCTGTCAGGCTGTGGGGATAAGGCGGAGACCGAGGTGCCTGGTGGCGATCAGGAGGCAGTGAAGACCGCAGCGGTGGAGACGTCCGGCAAAGCAGGGAGCAGCCAAGCGTCGACGGAGGAACCAGGGACGAACCGTGAGGAGACGTCCACGAAGGAGGAACGTACGGTAACGGATGAGCTTGGGCACGAAGTGAGGATTCCGGCTGAGGTGAACAAGGTGTTTGCGCCGAACATGGAAGATTCCTTGCTGAAGCTCGGCGTGAAGCCCGTTGCCCAATGGGCCAACGGCAAGCAAGGACACTCTTATTTGCAGGAGGAGCTGGACGGCATTCCCCTGATCGATTTTTCGGGAGGCTTGCCTTCGCCGGAGGCCCTGATGTCCTACGAACCGGATCTTATCGTGCTTCACACGGAGACTTACGCGGCGGACGGCACCTATGAAAAATACGCCAAAATCGCGCCGACGTACGTATTCAAAAATGCTTCCGGGAATGTCGAGAAATCGCTGACCACCCTGGGCGATCTGCTCGGGAAGGCGCCGGAGGCCGAGACCGCCTTGAAAAATTATCAGCAAAAAGCAAGCGAAGCGAAGGCGAAGCTGAGTTCCGTGGTGGGGGACAAGAACGTGGCCATTATCCGTTTCGCACCCAGAGGAGTCAGTTTGATGGGCGGAAATTACCTGTGCGGATATGTCATCCATCAGGACCTGGGACTGGGCAAGTCCAAGCTGGTCGAGAACGAGAATGCAGCTAACCTATCCCTGGAAATACTCCCGCAGCTCGATGCGGACTATATATTCGTCATCAACGCCTATGATCAAGGAACGGAACGCATGAAGGAAATGACGGAAAGCCCGATCTGGAAAGGCATGCCCGCGGTCAAGAACGGTCAGGTCTATGAAGCCGATAACGAATACTGGCTGGGAAGCGGCCTGATCGCTTACGAGAAAATCGTGGATGACGTCGTTCGCTCCATTACGGGTCAATAG
- a CDS encoding alpha/beta hydrolase, translated as MSHHTTSVDMMRRSVVLTRAEHWGMRSRGGRHYRIITAQPTGPAPPSGYPVIYLLDGNSVFHTMVETLRLQCHRPDKTGILPAVVVGIGYETEGQYASDRFYDYTPYPNTKFRNKLDGDSVPEQGGAAEFLQFIEEELKPQIEGEFNIDRHRQTIFGHSLGGLFTLYAMFSKPQAFSCYIAGSPSIHWNSEYLRELEQRYADQVKEQPYPVRLLLGAGELERPHVTGNCIRASELAERLAVLSEYGMHAEFKEFEGEGHLSVLPVLISRALRFALHPEHEGDDHHGERRH; from the coding sequence ATGAGCCATCATACGACTTCCGTAGACATGATGAGGCGCAGCGTGGTGTTGACCCGTGCGGAGCATTGGGGGATGCGCTCGAGGGGCGGGCGCCACTATCGAATCATAACGGCACAGCCGACGGGACCGGCCCCGCCGTCCGGATATCCGGTCATCTATTTACTGGACGGCAACAGCGTGTTTCACACGATGGTCGAGACGCTGCGCCTGCAGTGCCACAGGCCGGACAAAACCGGGATATTGCCGGCTGTCGTTGTAGGCATCGGTTACGAGACGGAGGGGCAGTATGCTTCGGACCGGTTCTATGATTACACGCCCTATCCAAACACGAAGTTCAGGAACAAGCTGGACGGGGATTCCGTGCCGGAGCAGGGGGGAGCGGCTGAGTTTCTGCAGTTCATCGAGGAGGAGCTGAAACCGCAGATCGAGGGCGAGTTCAACATTGACCGGCATCGCCAGACGATATTCGGCCATTCCCTCGGCGGGCTGTTCACGCTCTATGCCATGTTCAGCAAACCGCAGGCGTTCTCGTGTTACATCGCCGGCAGCCCTTCTATTCACTGGAATTCGGAGTATTTACGCGAGCTGGAGCAGCGCTATGCCGATCAGGTCAAGGAACAACCTTATCCTGTCCGGCTGCTGCTTGGCGCAGGAGAGCTCGAAAGGCCCCATGTCACCGGCAATTGCATCCGCGCATCTGAGCTCGCCGAACGTCTGGCTGTTCTGTCCGAGTATGGCATGCATGCCGAATTCAAGGAGTTTGAGGGGGAAGGGCATCTATCCGTGCTGCCAGTCCTCATCAGCAGAGCATTACGGTTTGCCCTTCACCCTGAACATGAAGGAGATGATCACCATGGAGAGCGCAGGCATTAG
- a CDS encoding 2,3-dihydro-2,3-dihydroxybenzoate dehydrogenase, translating into MESAGIRGKVALVTGAAQGIGEAVARALARQGAVVAACDRKEAELLRLAADLSGSGVHAAAYKTDVSRSAEVEAMVERVEDELGPIEILVNVAGVLRVGGVESLTDEDWQAHFNVNTHGVFYTSRSVVRRMASRHSGAIVTVGSNASKVPRSQMSAYAASKAASTMFTKCLGLEYARHHIRCNVVSPGSTDTEMQRLLWKDEHGARPIIEGAPDSFRLGIPLGKIAIPSDIADAVIFLVSDRAGHMTMQDVCVDGGATLGC; encoded by the coding sequence ATGGAGAGCGCAGGCATTAGAGGGAAAGTAGCGCTCGTGACCGGTGCCGCCCAAGGAATAGGCGAAGCGGTGGCACGGGCCCTTGCCCGGCAAGGAGCCGTTGTAGCGGCCTGCGACCGAAAGGAGGCCGAGCTGCTCCGCCTTGCGGCCGACCTATCCGGATCAGGCGTTCATGCCGCGGCTTACAAGACGGATGTGAGCCGCAGTGCCGAGGTTGAAGCGATGGTCGAACGGGTTGAGGATGAGCTCGGACCGATCGAGATTCTCGTCAACGTTGCGGGAGTGCTGCGGGTCGGCGGGGTCGAGTCGCTTACCGACGAGGATTGGCAGGCCCACTTCAACGTCAATACCCACGGCGTATTCTACACCTCGCGCTCCGTCGTGAGACGCATGGCGAGCCGTCATTCCGGAGCTATCGTGACGGTAGGCTCGAATGCGTCCAAGGTTCCGCGGTCCCAAATGTCGGCCTACGCCGCCTCCAAGGCGGCGTCCACGATGTTTACGAAATGCCTGGGGCTCGAATATGCCCGCCACCATATCCGCTGTAACGTGGTTTCCCCGGGCTCTACGGATACCGAAATGCAGCGTTTGTTATGGAAGGATGAACATGGTGCAAGGCCCATTATCGAGGGGGCGCCGGACTCCTTCCGCCTCGGCATACCGCTTGGCAAAATCGCAATCCCTTCGGACATTGCGGATGCGGTCATTTTCCTTGTATCCGATCGGGCCGGGCACATGACGATGCAGGACGTATGCGTGGATGGCGGCGCGACGTTGGGATGCTGA
- the dhbC gene encoding isochorismate synthase DhbC, whose product MLRYDAPTAAEAAQLMEQYQVGSSFFFSSPRKTLLTHGEYSRLQVSSGTGHRTLPERVRELLEFAKQAGRRDAVVVGAIPFDIQKPASLFIPLSAQWHDSLLFSEGEDPEMPRISSYKVLSVPESTAFKEGVNRLLDLISQKKLHKAVLSRTLDITLPHALSIPQILTHLAYHHSHGYTFAVPLAPELSHTSSPDAVASTRTLFGASPELLITKKGSRIKGNPLAGSAARSADPAEDQRRAAALLSSAKDRYEHAIVIDAVASALQPYCSKLEVPAEPSLVQTQAMWHLSTEINGVLKEESVTSLELALAMHPTPAICGTPTDAARDAIQEIEPFDRGFYSGAVGWSDANGDGEWAVTIRCAETEGTLLRVFAGAGIVTGSIAEAELAETSAKFRTILAAMGLNEQQTTMLEEE is encoded by the coding sequence ATGTTACGCTATGATGCTCCAACCGCAGCGGAGGCTGCACAACTTATGGAACAATACCAGGTCGGTTCGTCTTTCTTCTTCTCATCCCCTCGCAAGACGCTGTTAACGCATGGAGAGTATTCAAGATTGCAGGTTTCCTCGGGTACCGGGCACAGAACGCTGCCGGAACGCGTCCGTGAATTGCTGGAATTCGCGAAGCAAGCGGGACGGCGGGATGCCGTTGTTGTTGGCGCCATACCTTTTGACATTCAAAAACCGGCCAGTCTGTTTATTCCGCTTTCGGCCCAGTGGCACGATTCCCTTCTATTCTCTGAAGGCGAGGATCCGGAAATGCCCCGAATTTCCAGTTACAAGGTGCTTTCCGTTCCGGAGTCGACGGCGTTCAAGGAAGGCGTGAACCGGCTGCTGGACCTCATTTCTCAAAAGAAACTCCATAAAGCGGTGCTTTCCCGAACGCTGGATATCACGCTTCCTCATGCCCTGTCCATTCCACAGATATTGACTCATTTAGCTTATCACCACTCCCATGGCTACACGTTTGCCGTACCGTTGGCACCCGAATTGTCCCACACTTCAAGCCCGGATGCCGTTGCATCCACCCGGACGCTGTTTGGCGCAAGCCCCGAGCTCTTAATTACGAAGAAGGGTTCGCGAATCAAAGGAAATCCATTGGCGGGCTCTGCGGCACGAAGCGCCGATCCCGCTGAAGATCAGCGGCGGGCGGCAGCCCTGCTGTCATCCGCCAAAGACCGATATGAGCATGCCATCGTAATCGATGCCGTGGCATCGGCCTTGCAGCCTTATTGCAGCAAGCTGGAGGTTCCCGCCGAACCTTCGCTCGTACAGACCCAAGCCATGTGGCATCTATCCACCGAAATCAATGGCGTCCTGAAGGAGGAATCGGTAACGTCATTGGAGCTTGCCCTGGCGATGCATCCGACGCCGGCAATCTGCGGCACGCCGACCGATGCGGCCCGGGATGCCATACAAGAGATCGAGCCGTTCGATCGCGGCTTCTACTCGGGAGCCGTCGGTTGGTCGGATGCCAACGGGGATGGCGAGTGGGCGGTGACGATTCGCTGCGCAGAAACGGAAGGAACCTTATTGCGGGTGTTCGCAGGTGCAGGAATCGTGACCGGTTCCATAGCGGAGGCGGAGCTGGCCGAGACTTCGGCCAAATTCCGCACGATTCTGGCCGCGATGGGTTTGAATGAGCAACAAACAACGATGTTGGAGGAGGAATGA
- a CDS encoding (2,3-dihydroxybenzoyl)adenylate synthase: protein MLAGCKAWPEEFAARYREAGCWQGETFGELLRKRAAAHGERVAVVCGDRHISYAELDNRVDRLAAGFLKLGIKAQERVIVQLPNIASFFDTIFALFRIGALPVFALPVHRRNEIVYLCGFSDAAAYIIPDMETGFDYRDLAAQVQASVPSLRHVIVAGDPGPGAFVSLDDLYLDDSERSLYGSDAEGPDPGDIAFLQLSGGTTGLPKLIPRTHDDYIYSLRMSAEICSLDKDSVYLAVLPVAHNFPLSSPGVLGTLYAGGRVVLARSASPDAAFPLIASEGVTIAAVVPPLAMIWLEAAPSRSEDLSNLQVLQVGGAKFSAEAAKRVQTVLGCKLQQVYGMAEGLVNYTRLDDPEDITVHTQGRPMSPYDEVKLVDEDDVEVAPGEVGELLTRGPYTIRGYYKADKHNEKAFTTDGFYRTGDLASMTPSGYLVIQGRSKDQINRGGDKVAAEEVENHLLAHPSVHDAAVVAMPDEYLGERTCAFVIVHHGAVSGNELKAFLRNRGLAAYKIPDRVEFMDSFPHTGVGKVSKKQLRELAAQNQDARLKLSK, encoded by the coding sequence ATGTTGGCAGGTTGTAAGGCTTGGCCGGAGGAATTTGCCGCCCGCTACCGGGAGGCAGGCTGCTGGCAGGGCGAAACCTTTGGAGAGCTCTTGCGTAAACGGGCTGCAGCGCATGGGGAACGGGTTGCGGTCGTGTGCGGCGACCGGCACATAAGCTACGCCGAGCTGGACAACCGGGTGGATCGATTGGCCGCGGGATTTCTTAAGCTCGGCATTAAGGCACAGGAGCGGGTTATCGTTCAGCTGCCGAATATCGCTTCATTTTTCGATACGATATTCGCGCTGTTCCGGATCGGAGCGCTTCCCGTCTTCGCTCTGCCCGTTCATCGCCGGAACGAAATCGTATATCTGTGCGGCTTTAGCGACGCCGCCGCGTATATCATTCCCGATATGGAAACGGGCTTCGATTATCGCGACCTGGCGGCTCAGGTTCAGGCATCGGTCCCTTCCCTCCGCCATGTCATCGTAGCCGGCGACCCGGGTCCGGGGGCGTTCGTATCCCTGGACGATTTGTACCTCGATGATTCGGAGCGCTCTTTGTACGGATCAGACGCGGAAGGCCCTGATCCCGGCGATATCGCGTTTCTCCAGCTGTCGGGCGGGACGACCGGACTGCCGAAGCTCATACCACGAACGCATGACGACTATATTTACAGCTTGCGCATGAGCGCCGAAATCTGCTCGCTGGATAAGGATAGCGTTTATTTGGCGGTACTTCCCGTCGCGCATAATTTCCCGCTCAGCTCGCCGGGCGTGCTCGGGACGCTGTATGCCGGAGGCAGGGTTGTTCTTGCCCGGTCAGCGAGTCCGGATGCGGCATTTCCGCTGATCGCTTCCGAGGGCGTCACGATAGCGGCGGTCGTTCCGCCCCTGGCCATGATTTGGCTTGAAGCGGCACCATCCCGTTCCGAAGACCTCTCCAATCTGCAGGTGCTGCAGGTAGGCGGGGCCAAATTCAGTGCGGAGGCGGCCAAACGCGTGCAAACGGTGCTGGGATGCAAGCTGCAGCAAGTGTACGGGATGGCGGAAGGCTTGGTGAACTATACCCGGCTGGATGACCCCGAAGACATAACGGTGCATACGCAGGGGCGGCCCATGTCCCCTTACGATGAAGTGAAGCTGGTCGATGAGGATGATGTCGAGGTAGCCCCCGGCGAAGTCGGGGAATTGCTGACACGGGGGCCTTATACGATTCGCGGCTACTATAAAGCGGACAAGCATAACGAAAAGGCTTTTACCACGGACGGCTTCTATCGCACGGGTGACCTTGCCAGCATGACGCCTTCAGGTTACCTGGTGATCCAAGGCCGTTCCAAGGATCAAATTAACCGAGGGGGGGACAAGGTTGCAGCCGAAGAGGTGGAGAACCATCTGCTTGCCCATCCCAGCGTGCACGATGCTGCCGTGGTCGCGATGCCGGACGAGTATCTGGGCGAGCGGACCTGCGCCTTCGTTATCGTTCATCATGGCGCGGTTAGCGGCAATGAGCTGAAGGCGTTTCTCAGGAATAGAGGGCTCGCTGCGTACAAAATCCCGGATCGGGTGGAGTTTATGGACTCCTTCCCCCACACGGGTGTCGGCAAAGTAAGCAAAAAGCAGCTGCGGGAGCTCGCGGCTCAGAATCAGGACGCACGGCTGAAACTTTCCAAATAA